Proteins from a genomic interval of Treponema brennaborense DSM 12168:
- a CDS encoding pyridoxamine kinase, with protein sequence MMDTRILTIQDISCVGQCSLTVALPVISACGIETAVLPSSVLSTHTSGFSGYTFRDLTDDMEPILAHWNKEGITFDAFYTGYVSKAQIPHIQAIMERTARTRPDGTTALRIIDPVMADNGKLYPGFDDDFPAEMARLCSGADVILPNLTEAAFLLGIPYAGDNRNGTDYDEAYISSVLKRLRALGAKHVVLTGVSFAPDKLGCACFDGHEITYYFNDRIDAAVHGTGDVYASSFTGALCRGWSVPAAAALAADFVVECMKATIGDESHRYGVKFEKALPYLISRLNG encoded by the coding sequence ATGATGGATACGAGAATTTTGACCATTCAGGATATTTCATGCGTCGGCCAGTGTTCCCTTACGGTAGCGCTGCCGGTCATTTCCGCGTGCGGCATAGAAACGGCCGTGCTGCCCAGTTCGGTGTTGTCGACGCATACGTCCGGGTTCAGCGGTTATACCTTTCGTGATTTAACCGACGACATGGAACCGATATTGGCTCATTGGAATAAAGAAGGAATCACGTTCGACGCGTTTTATACCGGCTACGTGAGCAAGGCGCAGATTCCGCACATTCAGGCGATTATGGAACGGACTGCGCGTACGCGGCCTGACGGTACGACGGCTCTGCGGATAATCGATCCGGTGATGGCGGATAACGGAAAACTGTATCCCGGTTTCGACGACGATTTCCCCGCCGAAATGGCGCGTTTGTGCAGCGGTGCGGACGTTATCCTGCCGAATCTGACCGAAGCGGCGTTCCTGCTCGGAATTCCGTACGCGGGAGACAACCGGAACGGAACGGACTACGATGAAGCGTATATTTCGTCCGTTCTGAAGCGGCTGCGCGCGCTCGGGGCGAAGCACGTCGTGCTTACGGGCGTGAGTTTTGCGCCCGATAAATTGGGCTGCGCGTGTTTCGACGGGCATGAAATCACGTACTATTTTAACGACCGGATCGACGCTGCGGTGCACGGAACGGGCGACGTATACGCCTCTTCCTTTACCGGCGCGCTGTGCCGCGGCTGGAGCGTTCCCGCAGCGGCGGCGCTTGCGGCCGATTTCGTCGTCGAATGCATGAAAGCGACGATTGGTGACGAATCGCATCGATACGGCGTTAAATTTGAAAAAGCGCTGCCGTACCTGATTTCCCGA